From Cytophagales bacterium, the proteins below share one genomic window:
- a CDS encoding DUF819 family protein: MVSNDAVIFGLLMLVLGLVFTTAASDRPGWKRFYSVVPAVLVCYLMPSLLSTFGVIDISESRLYFVASRYLLPASLVLLTLSIDLKELLKLGPKALIIFLTGTLGIMLGGPITLLIFSAIPQDIIALPPTEEMWRGLTTVAGSWIGGGANQAAMKEVFEVGNDLFAKFVTVDIIVGNIWIGTLLVGVGYNKKINKFLKADESSIVTLKEKMEDFQERVTRLATTKDLMNILMVGFAATAVGHFLSDIIAPAIKENFPALEQYSLTSGFFWLVVIATTIGLGLSFTRLRDLEGAGASKVGSVFVYVLVTTIGMQMDLFAIFENPGLFLVGITWMLFHVGLMVLVAWLIKAPYFFVGVGSTANVGGAASAPIVAAAFHPSLAPVGVLLAVMGYVVGTYGAYLCGIMMQAAAQ; encoded by the coding sequence ATGGTCAGTAATGATGCGGTGATCTTCGGATTGCTGATGTTGGTCCTTGGTCTTGTCTTCACCACAGCGGCAAGTGATCGCCCCGGATGGAAGCGTTTTTATTCCGTCGTTCCGGCAGTCCTCGTTTGTTACCTGATGCCGTCACTATTGTCCACTTTTGGTGTCATCGATATTTCAGAATCCCGTTTGTATTTCGTGGCGTCCCGGTATTTGTTGCCAGCAAGTTTGGTCTTGCTCACCCTTAGCATAGACCTTAAAGAATTGTTGAAGCTGGGCCCTAAAGCGTTGATCATTTTCTTGACCGGAACATTGGGGATCATGCTCGGCGGACCCATAACATTATTGATCTTTTCGGCCATTCCCCAGGACATCATTGCATTACCACCCACCGAAGAAATGTGGCGCGGGCTGACCACTGTGGCGGGTTCATGGATCGGTGGAGGCGCCAATCAGGCCGCCATGAAAGAAGTGTTTGAAGTAGGTAACGACTTGTTTGCCAAGTTCGTAACTGTCGATATCATCGTTGGTAATATCTGGATCGGAACCTTACTCGTTGGTGTGGGCTACAACAAAAAAATCAATAAGTTCCTGAAGGCCGATGAAAGCTCCATTGTCACTCTGAAAGAAAAGATGGAAGACTTTCAGGAGCGTGTGACCAGGTTAGCTACCACCAAAGACCTGATGAACATCCTTATGGTGGGCTTTGCCGCTACAGCTGTCGGGCATTTCCTCAGTGATATCATTGCACCAGCCATAAAAGAGAACTTTCCTGCATTGGAACAATACAGCCTGACTTCCGGATTCTTTTGGCTGGTCGTCATCGCAACCACCATAGGATTAGGCTTGTCCTTTACGAGGCTAAGAGATCTTGAAGGTGCGGGAGCATCTAAAGTAGGGTCGGTGTTTGTTTATGTGCTTGTAACTACAATAGGCATGCAGATGGACCTGTTTGCCATTTTCGAAAATCCCGGACTGTTTCTGGTTGGGATTACCTGGATGTTGTTCCATGTGGGTCTCATGGTCCTGGTAGCGTGGCTGATCAAAGCACCTTATTTCTTTGTAGGAGTCGGAAGTACCGCGAATGTTGGAGGTGCAGCTTCTGCGCCAATTGTTGCAGCTGCATTTCACCCGTCCCTGGCACCTGTAGGGGTATTATTAGCTGTGATGGGCTATGTGGTGGGTACCTACGGCGCTTACCTCTGTGGGATCATGATGCAAGCCGCAGCGCAATAA
- a CDS encoding alpha/beta fold hydrolase produces MSASKGTLLFVHGMCHGSWCWHDAFIPFFESKGYQCLAIELEGHQEGNEESIRHVRLSDFDRNIKEAVKAIKEPPIIIGHSMGGMAVQRYLRKGTCKKAVLLATVPAKGALAASLRVIKKHPGSIKYLLKGDLLGFTRAYDQLFFGTEISDKKRSTYRKKLCAESFIAYLQLLFPLGKSNYSGPMLVIGGEEDEIFTTREMAQTAKKYGADLDIIAGGAHDLMIDTQKQEVAKIIHRWMHQ; encoded by the coding sequence ATGAGTGCTTCAAAAGGAACCCTCTTGTTTGTGCATGGCATGTGTCATGGAAGTTGGTGCTGGCATGATGCTTTTATTCCCTTTTTTGAGAGCAAGGGGTATCAGTGCTTGGCCATTGAACTGGAAGGTCATCAAGAAGGAAATGAAGAGTCTATTAGACATGTAAGACTCTCAGATTTTGATCGAAATATTAAGGAAGCAGTAAAAGCCATAAAGGAACCACCCATCATCATTGGACATTCTATGGGAGGTATGGCGGTTCAACGCTATTTGAGGAAAGGGACCTGCAAAAAAGCTGTTTTGCTAGCCACCGTTCCTGCTAAGGGTGCACTTGCTGCGAGTTTACGAGTGATCAAAAAACATCCAGGTTCCATCAAATACTTATTGAAAGGAGACCTCCTGGGATTTACCCGTGCTTATGACCAACTGTTTTTTGGTACAGAAATTTCGGACAAGAAGAGAAGTACTTATCGAAAGAAGCTTTGTGCCGAGTCTTTTATCGCCTACCTGCAATTGTTGTTTCCATTGGGAAAATCCAATTATTCAGGACCCATGCTGGTCATAGGAGGAGAGGAAGATGAGATCTTTACTACCCGGGAGATGGCGCAAACCGCAAAAAAATATGGAGCCGATCTGGACATCATTGCGGGAGGC
- a CDS encoding alpha/beta hydrolase: MSVEKHIDVTLKTSYRTLNSLKSTTRKIWIVFHGQGQLTEFFLKKFEVLDPNEHFIIAPQGLSKYYLNGFTGRVGASWMTKEDRLTEIENQARYVDAVVEAELGDHSAEIVLLGFSQGTATMMRYAKHAQLTFNKMIVWAGTIPLELTPEMVVHWSDLQAHFVYGDEDQFDSNGQFDQEHQKFEALIGRPANKLVFHGKHEVKAEILGDFNL, translated from the coding sequence ATGTCAGTTGAAAAACACATAGACGTAACACTTAAGACGTCTTATCGTACGCTTAATTCGCTAAAGTCCACTACCAGGAAGATTTGGATTGTTTTTCATGGGCAAGGTCAGCTGACAGAGTTTTTCCTGAAAAAATTTGAAGTACTGGATCCGAATGAGCATTTCATTATTGCGCCGCAGGGACTTTCCAAATATTACCTCAATGGCTTTACTGGGCGGGTAGGTGCTTCCTGGATGACCAAAGAAGATCGACTGACAGAAATTGAGAATCAGGCCCGGTATGTTGATGCAGTCGTTGAAGCCGAACTTGGGGATCACTCAGCCGAAATAGTCCTCCTGGGCTTCTCTCAGGGTACAGCTACCATGATGCGTTATGCGAAGCATGCTCAGCTGACTTTCAATAAAATGATTGTTTGGGCGGGTACTATTCCTCTTGAACTTACTCCTGAAATGGTAGTACATTGGTCTGATTTACAGGCGCATTTTGTTTACGGAGATGAAGATCAATTTGATTCCAATGGCCAGTTTGATCAGGAACATCAGAAATTCGAAGCACTTATTGGACGGCCGGCCAACAAGTTGGTCTTTCATGGAAAGCATGAGGTTAAAGCCGAGATTCTCGGAGATTTTAACCTTTAA
- a CDS encoding CoA pyrophosphatase, giving the protein MTIQELVAALAKTLKGALPGAEAHQIMSPKHRPGFKMKFDTPPRPGAVMILLYEEDGNIQFPLIQRSEYRGVHSGQIALPGGKAEESDADLIETATREAHEELGIDPQKIEIVGSLTSFFVAASNFQILPVVAYAKEFPQFIPDKREVAGVVKADLEAMLDPQTVKEKEITPAEGITFDAPYYDLDGKVVWGATAMMLSEFVTLTKNIYGQ; this is encoded by the coding sequence ATGACCATACAGGAGTTAGTCGCTGCACTGGCGAAAACATTGAAAGGAGCGTTACCGGGAGCAGAGGCACATCAAATCATGTCCCCTAAACATCGTCCGGGTTTCAAAATGAAATTCGATACGCCACCCAGACCCGGTGCAGTGATGATCTTACTGTATGAAGAAGATGGCAATATTCAGTTTCCGCTGATCCAGCGTTCTGAATATCGAGGGGTACACAGTGGTCAGATTGCGTTGCCTGGAGGAAAAGCAGAAGAATCAGATGCTGACCTCATCGAGACAGCCACTCGTGAAGCACATGAGGAGCTGGGCATTGATCCTCAAAAGATTGAGATCGTCGGTAGCCTGACTTCCTTTTTCGTAGCAGCAAGTAATTTTCAGATCCTTCCTGTGGTGGCTTATGCAAAAGAATTCCCACAGTTCATTCCCGATAAACGTGAAGTGGCAGGTGTTGTGAAAGCTGACCTGGAAGCCATGCTGGACCCCCAAACGGTCAAGGAAAAAGAGATAACTCCCGCGGAAGGCATTACATTTGATGCACCCTACTACGATCTGGATGGAAAAGTCGTTTGGGGAGCTACGGCGATGATGCTAAGCGAATTTGTAACCCTAACCAAAAATATCTATGGTCAGTAA